From the genome of Pseudomonas sp. gcc21, one region includes:
- the trmA gene encoding tRNA (uridine(54)-C5)-methyltransferase TrmA encodes MGLQFDPANYDEQLAAKRQRLVDLLAPFAAPEPQVFTSPLEHFRLRAEFRLWYESGVPHYAMFEQGDNRRPILIDQLPIASKRINELMGPLLEACTADPVLGKKLFQVEFLTTLTNEALITLCYHRPIDEQWDVSAQRLAEELGILLIGRSRGRKRVLQRDYVQEALSVAGRTWRYQQVEGGFTQPNGQVNQHMLSWAVEAAGQNDDDLLELYCGNGNFTLPLSTCFRRVMATELAKRSVHSAVANMEANGVENVTLVRLASEEVTEALTGVREFRRLRGIELNDFNFGTVFVDPPRAGLDPATLELVKGYKRILYISCNPETLAANLEELNATHRITRSALFDQFPYTHHMESGVLLERR; translated from the coding sequence ATGGGCCTGCAATTTGATCCGGCCAATTACGACGAGCAGCTCGCCGCCAAGCGTCAGCGCCTGGTTGACCTGCTCGCGCCTTTCGCGGCACCTGAACCCCAGGTGTTCACCTCTCCGCTGGAGCATTTCCGGCTGCGTGCAGAGTTTCGCCTGTGGTATGAAAGTGGCGTTCCGCACTACGCCATGTTCGAGCAGGGTGACAACCGTAGACCGATCCTGATTGACCAGCTGCCGATCGCCAGCAAACGGATCAATGAATTGATGGGCCCGCTGCTGGAAGCCTGCACGGCCGACCCGGTGCTTGGCAAGAAACTCTTCCAGGTCGAGTTCCTCACCACGCTCACCAACGAAGCACTGATCACCCTTTGCTATCACCGGCCCATCGATGAGCAATGGGATGTGTCAGCACAGCGGCTTGCTGAAGAGCTCGGGATTCTGCTGATCGGACGCAGCCGCGGGCGCAAGCGCGTTTTGCAGCGCGACTACGTGCAGGAAGCGCTCAGCGTAGCCGGCCGCACCTGGCGCTATCAGCAGGTTGAGGGCGGCTTCACCCAGCCCAACGGCCAGGTAAATCAGCACATGTTGAGCTGGGCCGTTGAAGCCGCTGGCCAGAACGATGACGACCTGCTTGAACTCTATTGCGGCAACGGTAACTTCACCCTTCCGCTGTCTACCTGCTTCCGCCGGGTCATGGCGACGGAACTGGCCAAGCGTTCGGTGCATTCGGCTGTGGCTAACATGGAAGCCAACGGAGTCGAGAACGTAACCCTGGTGCGTCTGGCCAGTGAAGAGGTCACCGAGGCGCTGACCGGCGTACGCGAATTTCGCCGTCTGCGCGGCATCGAACTGAACGACTTCAACTTTGGGACGGTATTCGTCGACCCGCCGCGTGCCGGTCTTGATCCTGCCACGCTGGAACTGGTGAAGGGTTATAAGCGCATCCTGTATATCTCATGCAACCCCGAGACCCTCGCCGCCAACCTGGAAGAACTGAACGCAACGCACCGCATTACCCGCAGTGCATTGTTCGATCAGTTTCCTTATACACACCATATGGAATCAGGCGTGCTGCTGGAACGACGTTAG
- a CDS encoding NCS2 family permease codes for MLEKLFHLKAHGTTVRTEILAGVTTFLTMAYIVFVNPMMMADAGIDPGAAFVATCLAAAIGSLIMGLWANYPIALAPGMGLNAFFSYTVVGSMGYSWQVALGAVFISGFLFFLLSIFKVREWIINSIPMPLRSAIAAGIGLFLALIALKNAGFVVDHPATLVTLGDLGQPAPLLAALGFAIIVALSYRKVTGAVMIGILFITGISLLSGLSETSGLMSAPPSLAPTFMELDLRGALDIGLVSVIFAFLFVDLFDTSGTLIGVAQRAGLVDEKGNLPRLGRALMADSTATMAGSVLGTSTTTSYVESTAGTAVGGRTGMTACVVALLFLLCLFFSPLAGAVPAFATAPALLFVAVLMTGGLVQVDWEDLTEAAPVVITALVMPLTFSIANGIALGFIAWVAIKLLAGRHRDLNLSLYALAGLFVIKLALFS; via the coding sequence ATGCTGGAAAAGCTGTTCCACCTCAAAGCCCACGGCACCACGGTTCGCACTGAAATCCTCGCCGGCGTAACCACCTTCCTGACCATGGCGTACATCGTCTTCGTCAACCCGATGATGATGGCCGACGCCGGTATTGATCCGGGCGCCGCCTTCGTGGCGACCTGTCTGGCCGCAGCGATTGGCTCGCTGATCATGGGTCTCTGGGCCAACTACCCGATTGCGCTCGCACCGGGCATGGGGCTGAACGCATTCTTCAGCTATACCGTCGTTGGCTCCATGGGCTACAGCTGGCAGGTCGCGCTTGGCGCGGTATTTATCTCCGGCTTTCTGTTCTTCCTGCTGAGCATCTTCAAGGTCCGTGAATGGATCATCAACAGCATTCCAATGCCGCTACGTTCAGCGATCGCAGCCGGTATCGGGCTATTTCTGGCATTGATCGCGCTGAAAAATGCAGGCTTCGTGGTTGACCATCCGGCTACGCTCGTCACGCTTGGCGATCTTGGCCAGCCAGCGCCACTATTGGCTGCACTGGGCTTCGCAATCATCGTTGCACTGTCCTACCGCAAGGTCACCGGCGCGGTAATGATCGGAATCTTGTTCATAACCGGCATCAGTCTGCTCTCCGGACTTTCCGAAACCAGCGGCTTGATGTCAGCACCACCCAGCCTGGCGCCTACGTTCATGGAACTGGATCTGCGCGGCGCGCTGGATATCGGCCTGGTCAGCGTCATTTTTGCCTTTCTGTTTGTGGATCTGTTCGATACATCGGGAACGCTTATCGGCGTGGCGCAACGCGCCGGGCTGGTTGACGAAAAGGGTAACCTGCCGCGCCTCGGCCGCGCACTGATGGCGGACAGCACGGCCACCATGGCCGGCTCGGTGCTCGGTACATCAACCACTACCAGCTATGTCGAATCAACAGCCGGGACGGCGGTTGGCGGCCGTACCGGTATGACGGCCTGCGTTGTCGCTCTGCTGTTCCTGCTCTGCCTGTTCTTTTCGCCCTTGGCAGGTGCCGTTCCAGCTTTTGCAACCGCACCGGCTTTGCTCTTTGTCGCTGTATTGATGACTGGCGGCCTGGTACAGGTTGACTGGGAAGATCTGACCGAAGCCGCGCCAGTCGTGATCACCGCTCTGGTGATGCCGCTGACCTTCTCCATCGCCAACGGTATCGCCCTCGGCTTTATCGCCTGGGTCGCGATCAAACTGCTAGCCGGACGGCATCGGGATCTGAATCTCAGCCTGTATGCACTGGCCGGTCTGTTCGTCATCAAACTCGCGTTGTTCAGCTGA
- the pchA gene encoding 4-hydroxybenzaldehyde dehydrogenase, translating into MTSKPAYQKLELQPIAGTWREGRSGRNLNVTDPYTGKTLLSLPMATRDDLDEAYRAAQKAQVEWAAMGPTTRGQIMRRAVEIFDERKDEIVSWLIREAGSTRIKAEIEWGSARAITLESASLPGRVHGRILPSDVPGKESRVYRAPLGVVGVISPWNFPLHLSARSVSPALALGNAVVIKPASDTPITGGLLLAHIFEEAGLPPGVLSVVVGAGSEIGDAFVEHPVPSFISFTGSTPVGRNIGRIASGGEHLKHVALELGGNSPFVVLADADIDAAVNAAVVGKFLHQGQICMAINRIIVEAPLVEEFTRRYVERVKSLSYGDPSKPETVVGPVINAKQLDGLKTKIATALEEGATQLVGSEAQGNVLPPHVFGNVTPDMEIAREEIFGPLVGIQSARDADHALELANSSEYGLSSAVFTQDISRGVQFAQGIRAGMTHVNDMPVNDEPNAPFGGEKNSGLGRFNGDWAIEEFTTDHWITVQHSPRRYPF; encoded by the coding sequence ATGACCAGCAAGCCTGCCTACCAGAAACTCGAACTACAGCCCATCGCCGGAACATGGCGCGAAGGACGGTCCGGGAGAAACCTGAATGTCACCGACCCATACACCGGCAAAACCCTGCTCAGCCTGCCGATGGCCACCCGCGACGACCTTGATGAGGCCTATCGCGCAGCGCAGAAGGCGCAAGTTGAATGGGCTGCAATGGGACCTACAACTCGGGGCCAGATCATGCGCCGGGCCGTCGAGATCTTTGATGAGCGCAAGGATGAGATTGTCAGCTGGCTGATCCGCGAAGCGGGTAGTACTCGCATCAAGGCCGAGATCGAGTGGGGCTCCGCGCGCGCTATAACGCTGGAGTCCGCGAGTCTGCCTGGCCGGGTTCATGGCCGGATTCTGCCCTCCGATGTGCCCGGCAAGGAAAGTCGTGTTTACCGCGCACCGCTTGGCGTGGTGGGGGTTATCAGTCCGTGGAATTTCCCGCTGCACCTGAGCGCCCGTTCGGTCTCGCCGGCGCTGGCGCTGGGTAATGCGGTGGTTATCAAGCCCGCCAGTGACACCCCGATCACCGGCGGGCTGCTGCTGGCGCATATCTTCGAGGAAGCCGGTTTGCCCCCTGGCGTGCTGAGCGTCGTAGTCGGCGCGGGTTCCGAGATCGGTGACGCCTTCGTCGAGCACCCGGTGCCGTCATTCATTTCCTTCACAGGCTCGACGCCGGTGGGCCGCAACATCGGTCGTATCGCCAGCGGTGGTGAACACCTCAAGCACGTTGCGCTGGAGTTGGGTGGCAACAGTCCCTTTGTGGTGCTGGCCGATGCCGACATAGATGCCGCAGTGAACGCCGCCGTCGTCGGCAAATTCCTGCACCAGGGCCAGATCTGCATGGCGATCAACCGCATCATTGTCGAGGCACCGCTGGTTGAAGAGTTCACCCGTCGCTACGTCGAGCGCGTCAAGTCGCTGAGCTACGGCGATCCGTCGAAGCCTGAAACAGTAGTCGGCCCGGTGATTAATGCCAAGCAACTGGACGGCCTCAAGACCAAGATCGCAACAGCGTTGGAAGAGGGCGCGACGCAGCTGGTCGGCAGCGAAGCGCAGGGCAACGTCCTGCCTCCCCATGTATTCGGCAACGTGACGCCGGATATGGAAATCGCCCGTGAAGAGATCTTCGGCCCTCTGGTCGGTATTCAGAGCGCCCGGGACGCCGATCACGCGCTCGAGCTGGCGAATAGCAGCGAGTACGGGCTCTCCAGTGCGGTGTTTACCCAGGACATATCCCGCGGCGTGCAGTTCGCGCAGGGCATCCGCGCGGGCATGACTCACGTAAACGATATGCCGGTGAACGACGAACCCAACGCGCCCTTTGGTGGCGAGAAGAATTCAGGGCTCGGACGTTTCAACGGTGATTGGGCGATCGAAGAGTTCACGACTGATCACTGGATCACCGTTCAACACTCGCCGCGCCGCTACCCCTTCTAG
- a CDS encoding polyprenyl synthetase family protein → MTTLPFYTAVTEDFEAVNQLIMRQLQSRVPLVEKIGSYIISAGGKRLRPLVVLLSARACGMKDPRQHSLATIIEFLHTATLLHDDVVDTSDLRRGRSTANALWGNAPSVLVGDFLFTRAFELMVEMGDMEIMRVLANATNVVAEGEVLQLTKVRDANTDEATYMKVIRSKTAMLFEASSHTGAMLAGASAAQTEALRRYGDALGIAFQLIDDLLDYSGDAEAMGKNVGDDLAEGKPTLPLIYTMREGTEAQAQLVRKAIQKGGADEIEAIQAAVRASGALEYTEKLARKMSEEAVELLQVLPESEFKDALEQLARFAVDRKY, encoded by the coding sequence ATGACAACCCTGCCTTTTTACACTGCGGTCACGGAAGATTTTGAAGCCGTCAATCAACTGATAATGCGTCAGTTGCAGTCACGTGTCCCGCTGGTGGAAAAGATCGGCAGCTATATCATCAGCGCCGGTGGCAAGCGCCTGCGGCCCCTGGTAGTCCTGTTGTCGGCGCGCGCCTGCGGCATGAAAGATCCCCGCCAGCATAGCCTGGCTACCATCATTGAGTTTCTGCATACCGCCACGCTGCTGCATGACGACGTTGTTGATACCTCCGATCTGCGACGTGGCCGCTCTACTGCGAATGCGCTTTGGGGCAATGCGCCGAGCGTTCTGGTCGGTGACTTCCTGTTTACCCGCGCCTTCGAGCTCATGGTCGAGATGGGCGATATGGAAATCATGCGGGTATTGGCCAACGCTACTAATGTGGTTGCCGAAGGCGAAGTATTACAACTGACCAAGGTGCGCGACGCCAACACCGACGAAGCAACCTATATGAAGGTCATTCGCAGCAAGACTGCAATGCTGTTCGAGGCCTCATCCCATACCGGCGCCATGCTCGCCGGCGCATCCGCCGCACAGACAGAAGCCCTGCGTCGCTATGGAGACGCTCTGGGTATCGCTTTCCAGTTGATCGATGATTTGCTGGACTACAGCGGAGACGCGGAAGCCATGGGCAAGAACGTGGGCGATGATCTGGCCGAAGGGAAGCCCACCCTCCCCCTGATCTACACCATGCGCGAAGGCACCGAAGCGCAGGCGCAGCTGGTCAGAAAAGCGATTCAAAAAGGCGGTGCGGACGAAATCGAAGCGATTCAAGCAGCAGTACGCGCAAGCGGCGCGCTTGAATATACGGAAAAGCTGGCCCGCAAGATGAGCGAAGAAGCTGTCGAGCTGCTGCAAGTCCTGCCTGAATCCGAATTCAAGGACGCTCTGGAGCAACTTGCACGCTTCGCCGTTGACCGGAAGTACTAA
- the rpmA gene encoding 50S ribosomal protein L27 — translation MAHKKAGGSTRNGRDSESKRLGVKMYGGQSIIPGNIIVRQRGTEFHPGKNVGMGKDHTLFAKAAGVIKFEVKGKFGRRYVNVVEA, via the coding sequence ATGGCACACAAAAAAGCAGGCGGTTCCACGCGCAATGGTCGCGATTCAGAATCCAAACGCCTTGGCGTTAAAATGTACGGCGGTCAGTCCATCATTCCTGGCAATATCATTGTTCGCCAGCGTGGCACTGAATTCCATCCCGGCAAGAACGTCGGCATGGGCAAGGATCACACCCTGTTTGCTAAAGCGGCTGGCGTGATCAAGTTCGAAGTGAAGGGCAAATTCGGTCGTCGCTACGTGAATGTCGTAGAAGCCTGA
- the rplU gene encoding 50S ribosomal protein L21 has product MYAVIVTGGKQYKVAEGEYLRVEKLEGETGATIEFDRVLLVGNGDDVKIGAPVVDGAKVTAEINSHGRGDKVRIIKFRRRKHHMKRQGHRQWFTEIKITGISA; this is encoded by the coding sequence ATGTACGCAGTGATTGTTACCGGTGGCAAGCAGTACAAAGTCGCCGAAGGTGAATACCTCAGAGTCGAAAAGCTGGAAGGCGAAACCGGTGCAACTATCGAGTTCGACCGCGTATTGCTGGTAGGTAACGGTGACGACGTCAAGATTGGTGCGCCGGTTGTTGATGGTGCCAAGGTGACTGCCGAGATCAACTCCCACGGTCGTGGCGATAAGGTCCGCATCATCAAGTTCCGCCGTCGTAAGCATCACATGAAGCGTCAGGGCCACCGTCAGTGGTTCACCGAAATCAAAATTACCGGCATCTCTGCCTAA
- a CDS encoding FKBP-type peptidyl-prolyl cis-trans isomerase has protein sequence MSNEINTDEQRVSYGIGRQMGDQLVSSGIPDLDINLVLAGLRDAFNQQPSPVDEETMQTAFQGLQQKMAVVAEEAARAAGQAGADYLQQNAQREGVVTLPSGLQYEVINEGTGATPDASSTVQTHYEGTLISGEVFDSSYKRGQPAEFPVGGVIAGWTEALQLMKEGAKWRLYIPSELAYGARAAGSIPPHSTLVFDIELLKVL, from the coding sequence ATGAGCAACGAAATCAATACCGACGAACAGCGTGTCAGCTATGGCATAGGCCGCCAGATGGGCGATCAACTGGTATCCAGCGGCATCCCGGATCTGGATATCAATCTGGTGCTCGCCGGCCTGCGTGACGCGTTCAATCAGCAGCCCAGCCCGGTCGATGAAGAGACCATGCAGACTGCGTTCCAGGGTTTACAGCAAAAGATGGCTGTCGTGGCAGAAGAGGCGGCTCGCGCCGCTGGTCAGGCCGGGGCGGATTATCTGCAGCAGAACGCACAACGGGAAGGCGTCGTCACGCTGCCTTCCGGTCTGCAATATGAGGTCATCAACGAAGGCACTGGTGCTACGCCGGATGCCAGCTCAACAGTGCAGACGCATTACGAAGGCACCTTGATCAGTGGTGAAGTCTTCGACAGCTCCTACAAGCGTGGTCAGCCAGCCGAATTCCCGGTAGGTGGTGTCATTGCAGGGTGGACCGAGGCGCTGCAGCTGATGAAAGAAGGGGCGAAGTGGCGCTTGTACATTCCTTCCGAGCTGGCGTACGGCGCGCGCGCTGCGGGCAGCATTCCGCCGCACAGCACGCTGGTGTTTGATATTGAACTGTTGAAGGTGCTCTGA
- a CDS encoding cytochrome c, which translates to MSFPLSGAAAKRIFVAGVVFPCAVLASAAQAQQASQWESGEHLYERVCGHCHKPEVGVGPVLEGRGLPAVYLQAIVRNGFNAMPAFPASYIDDESIAKVAEYLSTLPAPAVQQ; encoded by the coding sequence ATGTCATTTCCATTGAGCGGCGCGGCTGCGAAACGGATATTTGTCGCCGGAGTGGTATTCCCCTGTGCCGTGCTGGCCAGTGCGGCTCAAGCCCAGCAGGCGAGCCAGTGGGAGAGCGGCGAGCATCTGTACGAGAGGGTATGTGGCCATTGCCATAAACCCGAAGTAGGCGTGGGGCCGGTTCTTGAGGGTCGCGGACTGCCGGCAGTCTATCTCCAGGCGATTGTGCGCAACGGCTTCAATGCCATGCCCGCGTTCCCTGCGTCCTACATCGACGACGAATCCATCGCCAAGGTTGCTGAATACCTGTCGACGCTCCCTGCGCCGGCAGTTCAGCAGTGA
- a CDS encoding FAD-binding oxidoreductase: protein MSEQNNAVLPKGVVQEEFNKAVEKFRALLGEENVLVKAEQLVPYNKIMMPVENAAHAPSAALTATTVEQIQGVMKICNEHSIPIWTISTGRNFGYGSAAPVARGQVILDLKKMNKIINIDPEMCTALVEPGVTYGQLYEYIQKNDLPVMLSFSAPSAIAGPVGNTMDRGVGYTPYGEHFMMQCGMEVVLANGDVYRTGMGGVEGSNTWQIFKWGYGPTLDGMFTQANYGITTKMGFWLMPKPPVFKPFEVIFDKEEDIVEIVDILRPLRMSGTIPNSVVIANVLWEAGSAHLTRAQYTTEPGHTPDDVLQKMQDDTGMGAWNLYAALYGTQEQVDVDWKIVTDAFKKLGKGRIVTQEEAGDTQPFKYRAELMSGVPNLQEFGLYNWRGGGGSMWFAPVSEARGSECRKQAAMAKEILHKHGLDYVAEFIVAPRDMHHVIDVLYDRTNEEETKRADACFNELLDEFEKEGYAVYRVNTRFQERVARSYGPVKRDVEHAIKRALDPNNILAPGRSGIDLDTYKKA, encoded by the coding sequence ATGTCTGAACAAAACAATGCTGTATTGCCCAAAGGGGTAGTGCAGGAGGAATTCAACAAGGCCGTCGAGAAGTTCCGCGCGCTGCTGGGCGAAGAAAACGTGCTGGTAAAGGCCGAGCAGCTGGTGCCCTATAACAAGATCATGATGCCGGTGGAAAATGCAGCGCATGCACCCTCGGCCGCGCTGACGGCAACCACCGTCGAGCAGATTCAGGGCGTGATGAAAATCTGTAACGAGCACAGCATACCGATCTGGACCATCTCTACAGGCCGCAACTTCGGCTACGGTTCAGCAGCCCCGGTTGCCCGTGGGCAGGTCATCCTTGATCTGAAAAAGATGAACAAGATCATCAATATCGACCCGGAAATGTGTACCGCGCTGGTTGAACCGGGCGTGACCTACGGGCAGCTGTACGAGTACATACAGAAAAACGACCTGCCGGTAATGTTGTCGTTCTCCGCGCCCTCGGCGATTGCCGGCCCTGTGGGCAATACCATGGACCGTGGCGTGGGTTACACCCCTTATGGTGAGCACTTCATGATGCAGTGCGGCATGGAAGTAGTCCTCGCCAATGGCGACGTCTATCGCACCGGTATGGGTGGCGTTGAGGGCAGTAATACCTGGCAGATCTTCAAATGGGGATACGGGCCGACGCTGGATGGCATGTTCACCCAGGCCAACTATGGGATCACCACCAAGATGGGCTTCTGGCTGATGCCCAAGCCGCCGGTCTTCAAGCCCTTCGAAGTCATCTTCGACAAGGAAGAGGACATCGTAGAAATCGTCGACATTCTGCGTCCGCTGCGCATGTCCGGCACTATCCCCAATTCGGTGGTGATCGCTAACGTCTTGTGGGAAGCCGGCAGCGCGCACCTGACCCGTGCGCAGTACACCACTGAACCGGGTCATACACCCGATGACGTGCTGCAGAAGATGCAGGACGATACCGGCATGGGTGCCTGGAACCTTTACGCTGCGCTATACGGCACCCAGGAACAGGTTGATGTGGACTGGAAGATCGTCACTGACGCGTTCAAGAAACTCGGCAAGGGGCGTATCGTGACCCAGGAAGAGGCCGGCGACACCCAGCCCTTCAAATACCGCGCAGAGCTGATGTCCGGTGTGCCGAATCTTCAGGAGTTTGGCCTGTACAACTGGCGCGGTGGCGGCGGCTCTATGTGGTTCGCACCCGTCAGTGAGGCGCGCGGCAGTGAGTGCAGAAAACAGGCTGCCATGGCCAAGGAGATTCTGCACAAGCACGGTCTAGACTATGTCGCGGAGTTCATCGTCGCGCCACGTGATATGCACCACGTCATCGACGTGCTGTACGACCGCACCAACGAGGAAGAGACCAAGCGCGCGGACGCCTGCTTCAACGAGCTGCTGGATGAGTTCGAGAAGGAAGGCTATGCGGTGTATCGCGTGAATACGCGTTTCCAGGAGCGTGTTGCGCGCAGCTACGGTCCTGTGAAGCGGGACGTGGAGCACGCCATCAAGCGCGCCCTGGATCCGAATAATATTCTCGCGCCGGGCCGCTCGGGTATCGATCTGGATACCTACAAGAAGGCCTGA
- a CDS encoding sigma-54-dependent Fis family transcriptional regulator: MKLTPPGESEYAEDAVIQRLLANRRNLLVDSSSQFGTGFPSARQLAETVAFAPRQGNIWLFGRRYMLMQGAAFGQIRRELVHGLGLEKARGIYTRTGWHAGARLAEQVATQWPEGDHDSLFAAGPRLNMLEGMVNVEPIRFEIDSSAGKFYAEMFWHNSMEAQEHLTHHGPGSECACWMQTGFASGYASALLGRMVVFREVECRANGHAACRIIGKPAEQWTDMERDASDPETDVFFSHIVHGMPEPRKSGTSEAQTNAQTMIGSSAAFVSAQKMLQRVAPTQATVLLTGESGVGKELFAQYLHHHSPRSQGPLVTLNCASLPEHLVEAELFGAERGAYTGADRTRSGRFERANGGTLFLDEIPSLSLDAQGKILRALQEGEIERVGGDKPIRVNVRLVAAANVQLRDEVNAGRFREDLFYRLNVYPIQIPSLRDRRDDIPQLMEHFLRRYCQRHERNVIGFTSKLVNTLLTHPFPGNIRELQNLIERGVISCEDGEAMDLHHIALNGDLTDQPALLGLTAEGRLTIPPLPYSDLNDQTHPKQRALHPVIEQLNAFLSGSDGQLQTSIEEIEQLLVTQAMKRTAGNVTAAAQLIGMSRAQVNYRLKGK, from the coding sequence ATGAAATTGACCCCGCCAGGCGAGTCCGAGTACGCCGAAGACGCGGTGATCCAGCGACTGCTGGCGAACCGCAGAAATCTTCTGGTCGACTCGTCCAGCCAGTTCGGTACCGGCTTTCCCAGCGCCCGGCAACTGGCTGAAACCGTTGCCTTCGCCCCCAGACAAGGGAATATCTGGCTGTTCGGACGGCGCTACATGCTTATGCAGGGCGCGGCCTTCGGTCAGATCCGCAGAGAACTTGTTCATGGCCTCGGGCTGGAGAAAGCCAGAGGCATCTACACACGCACAGGCTGGCACGCCGGCGCCCGTCTCGCCGAACAGGTCGCCACGCAATGGCCTGAAGGCGACCACGACAGCCTGTTCGCCGCCGGCCCGCGGCTGAACATGCTGGAAGGCATGGTGAATGTGGAGCCGATTCGCTTCGAGATCGACAGCAGCGCGGGGAAGTTCTACGCCGAGATGTTCTGGCACAACTCCATGGAAGCTCAGGAGCATCTCACCCACCACGGCCCAGGCAGCGAATGCGCGTGCTGGATGCAGACCGGTTTTGCCAGCGGTTATGCATCCGCCCTGCTGGGGCGAATGGTGGTTTTCAGAGAAGTCGAATGCCGGGCAAACGGTCACGCCGCCTGCCGCATCATCGGCAAGCCGGCCGAGCAGTGGACGGATATGGAGCGTGATGCCTCCGACCCCGAGACAGATGTTTTCTTCAGCCATATCGTGCATGGCATGCCTGAACCACGGAAAAGCGGCACATCGGAAGCGCAGACGAACGCCCAGACCATGATCGGATCGTCCGCGGCTTTCGTCTCGGCGCAGAAGATGCTGCAACGTGTCGCGCCCACCCAGGCCACGGTGCTGCTTACCGGCGAATCCGGGGTGGGCAAGGAGCTGTTCGCACAGTATCTGCATCACCACAGCCCCCGAAGCCAGGGCCCACTGGTCACCCTGAACTGTGCATCGTTGCCTGAACACCTGGTTGAAGCCGAGCTGTTCGGCGCGGAACGTGGCGCCTATACCGGCGCGGACCGCACACGGTCCGGCCGTTTTGAACGCGCCAACGGCGGCACGCTATTTCTCGATGAGATCCCCTCGTTGAGCCTGGATGCCCAGGGCAAGATCCTGCGCGCACTGCAGGAAGGCGAGATCGAGCGCGTTGGAGGAGACAAGCCTATCCGAGTGAATGTACGGCTGGTCGCAGCCGCGAATGTGCAGCTGCGCGATGAAGTGAATGCCGGGCGATTCCGGGAGGATCTGTTCTACCGGCTGAACGTATATCCGATCCAGATACCCAGCCTGCGTGACCGGCGCGACGATATCCCGCAGCTGATGGAGCACTTCCTGCGGCGTTATTGTCAGCGTCACGAGCGCAACGTGATCGGCTTTACCAGCAAGCTGGTGAATACCCTGCTCACCCACCCTTTCCCAGGCAATATCCGAGAACTGCAGAACCTCATCGAGCGGGGCGTCATCAGCTGTGAGGACGGCGAAGCGATGGACCTGCATCATATCGCGCTCAACGGCGATCTCACAGATCAGCCCGCGCTTCTGGGCCTGACCGCCGAGGGCAGACTGACTATTCCTCCGCTCCCCTATTCTGACCTCAATGACCAAACGCACCCCAAGCAGCGCGCGCTGCATCCGGTGATTGAGCAGCTGAATGCGTTTCTCAGCGGATCCGATGGACAGCTCCAGACGTCCATCGAAGAGATCGAACAGCTACTGGTGACGCAAGCAATGAAACGCACCGCAGGCAACGTCACCGCGGCCGCGCAACTGATCGGCATGAGTCGGGCACAGGTGAATTATCGGTTGAAGGGGAAATAG